A genome region from Solanum pennellii chromosome 12, SPENNV200 includes the following:
- the LOC107005346 gene encoding 25.3 kDa vesicle transport protein-like yields MVKLTMIARVTDGLPLAEGLDDGRDIQDADFYKQQAKSLFKNLSMGQIEVSRMSVETGPYIFHYNIEGRVCYLTMCDRSYPKKLAFQYLEDLKNEFERVNGSQIETAARPYAFIKFDTFIQKTKKLYQDTRTQRNITKLNDELYEVHQIMTRNVQEVLGVGEKLDQVSQMSSRLTSESRIYADKARDLNRQALIRKWAPVAIVVGVVILLFWAKNKIW; encoded by the exons ATGGTGAAGTTGACTATGATTGCTCGTGTGACTGATGGTCTTCCTTTAGCGGAGGGGCTGGATGATGGCCGTGATATTCAAGATGCAGATTTCTACAAACAGCAAGCCAAGTCCTTGTTTAAGAACCTCTCTATGGGCCAGATTGAGGTATCAAGGATGTCTGTAGAAACTGGGCCTTATATTTTCCA TTATAACATTGAAGGCCGTGTTTGTTATTTGACAATGTGTGACCGCTCTTATCCCAAGAAACTTGCTTTTCAATACCTAGAAGACCTCAAGAATGAGTTTGAGCGTGTCAATGGGAGTCAAATCGAAACTGCTGCCAGGCCATATGCTTTTATTAAATTTG ATACATTCATACAGAAGACAAAGAAACTGTACCAGGACACCAGGACTCAGCGCAATATTACAAAGTTGAATGATGAACTCTACGAAGTTCATCAGATAATGACTCGAAATGTACAAGAAGTTTTAGGTGTTGGTGAGAAGTTGGATC AGGTCAGTCAGATGTCCAGTCGCTTGACATCAGAATCCCGCATTTATGCTGATAAAGCAAGAGATTTAAACCGTCAG GCTCTGATTCGGAAATGGGCACCCGTTGCTATTGTCGTTGGAGTTGTTATTCTCCTCTTCTGGGCGAAAAATAAGATTTGGTGA
- the LOC107007376 gene encoding nuclear pore complex protein NUP107, with amino-acid sequence MEIDDGTSPSYFDPENLSTRERFRRYGKRSSGSSLSPHRERSAARISENRLNGALFMENIKQEVESIDADLTPSGIQTASRRRPSLDSRGISDTDTDLIRRGGSLSLRTCKEEYDASQDSGDSTFTLFASLLDSALQGLISIPDLILHFENCCREVSESIRYGSNEMHRVMEDKLMRQKARILLDEAASWSLLWHLYGKGNEELPEDLIMLPTTSHLEACQFVVKNHTAQLCLRIVQWLEGLASKALDLDRKVRGSHVGTYLPSSGIWHHTQRFLKKGVSNPKTINHLDFDAPTREHAQQLHDDKKQDESLLEDVWTLLRAGRLEEACSLCRSAGQSWRAATLSPFGGFDQFPSMEALVRNGKNRTLQAIELESGIGRQWRLWKWACYCASERIADQDGGKYEAAVYAAQCSNLKRILPTCMDWESACWAMAKSWLDFQVDVELARLQPGGNDHFKNFEEAISPDFADGASQPAVGPDSWPLQVVNQQPRHLSAVLQKLHSSDTVHEVVARSCKEQQRQIEMNLMLGDIPSLLDIIWSWISPSEDDEAFFKPHGDPQMMRLGAHLVLVLRYLLEDQMKDDFREKLLTVGDLILHMYTMFLFTKQHEELVGIYASQLARHRCIDLFVHMMELRLNSSVHVRYKIFLSAIEYLPFTPEDDSKGSFEEIIERVLSRSREIRVGKYDSETDVAEQHRLQSLQKAMVIQWLCFTPPSTINNSTSVSMKLLFRALMHSNVLFREFALISMWRVPAMPIGAHTLLSLLAEPLKQLSDELVSIESYEFSENLKEFQDWSEFYSCDATYRNWLKVELENAEISPVELSDEEKQKEVIAARETLDASLSLLQRQENPWLVPTEDRVLESDEPVFLELHATAMLCSSAGDCMAPDATLCTTLMSALYSSVSEEEVLNRQIMVNVSISSRDNYCVEVVLRCLATGNDGLGPHKFHDGGILAAVLAAGFKGELVRFQAGVTIEISRLDAWYSDSNGSIEGPATYIVHGLCRRCCIPEVILRCMQVSVSLAESGNPPNNHEELINLVTDPEIGFLRLFSQNQLQEFLLFEREYTIHKMELEEDSTS; translated from the exons GAAAAGGAGTTCAGGCTCAAGCTTATCTCCTCATCGGGAAAGATCCGCTGCTAGGATCAGCGAAAACAGATTGAATGGTGCACTTTTTATGGAGAATATCAAACAAGAAGTTGAAAGTATTGATGCTGATCTAACACCTTCTGGAATACAAACTGCTTCTAGGAGGAGACCCTCTCTTGATAGCCGTGGGATATCAGATACAGATACTGATTTGATTCGTCGAGGTGGAAGCCTTTCCCTTAGAACTTGCAAGGAGGAGTATGATGCATCACAAGACAGTGGAGACTCAACATTTACTTTATTTGCCTCCCTACTGGATTCAGCTCTTCAAG GGTTAATTTCTATCCCTGATTTGATATTACATTTTGAGAATTGTTGCCGTGAAGTCTCAGAGTCAATTAG GTATGGTTCTAATGAAATGCACAGAGTTATGGAGGACAAATTGATGAGACAGAAGGCTCGGATTTTGCTTGACGAGGCAGCTTCCTGGTCTCTCTTGTGGCATCTTTATGGAAAAG GAAATGAAGAACTTCCGGAAGACCTAATCATG TTACCAACTACTTCACACTTAGAAGCTTGCCAATTTGTGGTGAAGAATCATACTGCACAACTGTGCCTCCGCATTGTGCAGTGGCTTGAAGGATTAGCTTCCAAAGCCCTTGATTTGGATAGAAAG GTACGAGGCTCTCACGTTGGCACCTATCTCCCCAGCTCCGGAATTTGGCATCACACTCAACGGTTCCTGAAGAAAGGTGTTTCAAATCCAAAGACAATTAATCACTTGGACTTTGATGCGCCTACGCGTGAACATGCTCAGCAGTTACATGATGACAAA AAACAAGATGAATCTCTTCTGGAGGATGTCTGGACTCTGTTAAGGGCAGGGAGATTGGAAGAAGCATGTAGCCTCTGCCGGTCAGCTGGACAG TCATGGAGAGCTGCAACACTATCGCCATTCGGAGGGTTTGATCAGTTTCCTTCCATGGAAGCCCTAGTGAGAAATGGCAAGAACAGAACGTTACAGGCCATTGAGCTGGAAAGTGGAATTGGTCGTCAATGGCGTCTCTGGAAGTGGGCTTGCTATTGTGCTTCCGAG AGAATTGCAGATCAAGATGGTGGGAAGTATGAAGCAGCAGTATATGCAGCCCAGTGCAGTAATCTGAAACGTATTCTTCCAACATGTATGGATTGGGAG TCTGCTTGCTGGGCCATGGCAAAATCATGGCTTGATTTTCAGGTTGATGTGGAATTGGCTCGCCTGCAACCCGGTGGAAATGACCACTTCAAGAATTTTGAAGAAGCAATTAGTCCAGATTTTGCAGATGGCGCTTCTCAGCCAGCTGTTGGGCCAGATAGTTGGCCACTTCAAGTTGTGAATCAGCAACCTAGGCACCTTTCTGCTGTTCTTCAGAAACTCCATTCAAG CGATACGGTGCATGAAGTTGTTGCTCGATCGTGCAAGGAACAGCAGAGACAAATTGAG ATGAACCTTATGTTAGGAGACATACCAAGTTTACTGGACATCATTTGGTCTTGGATATCACCTTCTGAAGATGATGAAGCCTTCTTCAA ACCTCATGGTGACCCACAAATGATGCGCCTTGGTGCACACTTAGTGCTTGTGCTCCGATACTTACTCGAAGATCAAATGAAGGATGATTTTAGAGAGAAATTACTGACGGTTGGTGACCTCATTCTTCACAT GTATACTATGTTTCTATTTACAAAGCAACATGAAGAGTTGGTTGGGATTTATGCTTCTCAGTTAGCTCGTCATCGTTGTATTGATCTGTTTGTGCATATGATGGAGTTAAGGCTGAATAGCAG TGTTCATGTCAGATATAAGATATTCCTTTCTGCTATTGAATACTTGCCATTCACTCCAGAAGATGATTCGAAGGGCAGTTTTGAGGAGATCATTGAAAG GGTTCTTTCAAGGTCTCGTGAAATCAGAGTTGGGAAATATGATAGTGAAACTGATGTTGCAGAGCAGCATCGATTGCAGAGCCTTCAGAAAGCTATGGTAATTCAGTGGCTTTGTTTTACACCTCCTTCAACAATCAATAATTCTACGTCTGTTAGTATGAAACTTCTTTTCCGGGCGTTGATGCACAG CAATGTGCTGTTCAGGGAATTTGCTCTTATTTCAATGTGGAGGGTTCCAGCAATGCCCATCGGCGCTCATACTTTGCTCAGTTTACTGGCTGAGCCATTGAAACAACTCTCAGATGAGCTTGTTTCCATTGAGAGTTATGAGTTCTCGGAGAATCTAAAGGAGTTCCAGGACTGG AGTGAGTTCTATTCATGTGATGCAACTTATCGCAACTGGCTAAAGGTTGAGCTAGAGAACGCAGAAATTTCACCAGTTGAACTCTCAGATGAGGAGAAGCAGAAGGAAGTTATAGCAGCTAGAGAAACACTTGATGCATCACTCTCGCTTCTACAAC GGCAAGAAAATCCATGGTTAGTTCCAACTGAAGATCGTGTATTGGAAAGTGATGAACCTGTTTTCCTGGAGTTGCATGCGACTGCGATGCTTTGTTCATCAGCTGGTGATTGTATGGCTCCCGATGCCACCTTATGCACAACGTTAATGAGCGCCCTTTACTCTTCTGTCAGTGAGGAAGAAGTATTAAATCGCCAAATAATG GTGAATGTCTCTATATCGTCCAGAGACAACTATTGTGTTGAGGTTGTATTGCGCTGCTTAGCAACAGGAAATGATGGGCTTGGGCCACATAAGTTCCATGATGGTGGTATTCTTGCTGCAGTGCTTGCTGCTGGTTTTAAAG GGGAGCTTGTTCGCTTTCAAGCTGGAGTTACAATCGAGATATCTCGATTAGATGCTTGGTATTCTGACAGTAATGGTTCTATTGAAGGCCCTGCAACCTATATAGTGCATGGTCTTTGTCGTAGGTGTTGCATCCCTGAAGTCATTCTGCGGTGTATGCAG GTTTCTGTCTCACTTGCGGAGTCTGGTAATCCACCTAATAACCATGAGGAGTTGATCAACCTTGTCACAGATCCTGAAATTGGATTTCTTCGTCTCTTCAGTCAGAATCAGTTGCAG gaatttttgttgtttgagAGAGAATATACAATACACAAAATGGAGCTTGAAGAGGACTCAACTTCTTGA